DNA sequence from the Thermoanaerobaculia bacterium genome:
GCGTCATGTGGATCGTGAAGTCGCCGATCGTCTGGCTGCCTCCCTTGTTCATCCCCGAAACCTTCTCGTACCCCTTCTCCCCGAGCCAGAGCGCGAGCTCGAACACGGCGCAGACGGTCGCGCCGGTGCGCCGCGCGAGATCGAGGCCGCTCCCGCCGAAGTGATCGAAGTGCCCGTGGGTCGCCGCGATCACGTCCACGCGCGACAGGTCGAAGCCCTTCGGGAACTTCGGATTCGGCTCGATGAACGGATCGATCACGAGCCGCTGTCCCGATTTCGACTCGATCGAGAACATCGCGTGCCCGAGCCACGTCAGCTTTCCCGCGAAATGGGTCATCGAGGCCTCCTTGCCGCTCGGCGCGGCGTCTGGTTCGGGCCGCTCCCCCGCGGCCGCGTCACACCTTCTTCGTGTAGCGGAGAGTCTCGGGCGCGAACCCGAGCCGCTCGTAGAGCCTCCTCGCCCGGGCGTTGCGTTCGAAGACGTTCAACGTCAGGCGGAGGTGCCCCCGCCGCCGGGCCCACTCCTCGGCCGCCGCGACGAGAGCCCTCCCGACGCCGAGGCCTTCGGACCCTCCCGCGACCGCCAGGATTCCCAGATGGGCGTGCTCGCGCCGGTCGAAATAGTCCCGCCCCGTTTCGAGGAGCGCGAATCCCGCCGACTCCCCGGCCGCCTCCGCGACGAGCAGCTCCGACCCGGGCGGCGGCTGCCGGAAAAAGCTCTCCAGCGTGCGCACCTCTCCGCCGACGATCTCGGCGGCGCCGCGCCACGCCGGAAGGTCGAAATCCGCGAGGCGGCGCGCCGTCGTCAACACGAAGTCGCGGTCGCCGCGACGCGCGCGGCGCACCGTGACCGGACCGGAGTCGGGGCCGGACCGGCCGGCGGGTTCCATGCGCGAATTCTACGGCGAGCGCCGTGGAGCGCTCGC
Encoded proteins:
- a CDS encoding GNAT family N-acetyltransferase, with the translated sequence MEPAGRSGPDSGPVTVRRARRGDRDFVLTTARRLADFDLPAWRGAAEIVGGEVRTLESFFRQPPPGSELLVAEAAGESAGFALLETGRDYFDRREHAHLGILAVAGGSEGLGVGRALVAAAEEWARRRGHLRLTLNVFERNARARRLYERLGFAPETLRYTKKV